Proteins found in one Lysinibacillus fusiformis genomic segment:
- a CDS encoding helix-turn-helix domain-containing protein gives MESSFDKQQMSEWLKEVLPNALEECKMPKPEDEVIIVYEVNRLFDWVKINRLKRNYPNSIIVPFVTEHLTYSTGIAIELVLPALLIKPLQKSKFLRIVKKLYTSYQEKKASTLTMLELSQQVSQQHTSPFREAFLKRLIRGEIDDEQEIIQSASFLSTSCIPNIVFLIQGYIDGDDKRAIPHDASSSITTVFRQYFADKAPLSFLHFERYLLLLMRIPSEYNSFKHWAEGEACLLEVIETLKKDHSIHLFMGIGGVFQDAMHVKESYSQARKARRKPPIHNIHIRYYEDLTKHEQLQKAIQYIEEHYDEQLTIRDVAKYISFSPTHFSRLFKKETGRNFVDYVAYTRIIKTLPFLRKYDYTVEKISSTCGFNTPNYYSLTFKKYVGISPTDYRNTTEILFK, from the coding sequence ATGGAAAGCTCATTTGACAAGCAGCAAATGAGTGAATGGTTAAAAGAGGTTTTACCAAACGCTTTAGAGGAATGTAAAATGCCTAAGCCAGAAGATGAGGTCATTATTGTCTATGAAGTAAACCGGTTATTTGATTGGGTAAAAATTAATCGCTTAAAAAGAAACTATCCTAATAGTATAATTGTCCCGTTTGTTACAGAACACCTCACCTACTCGACTGGTATAGCAATTGAATTAGTTTTACCTGCACTTCTCATAAAACCATTACAAAAATCAAAATTTTTACGAATCGTAAAAAAACTGTACACATCCTATCAGGAAAAAAAAGCAAGTACACTCACAATGCTTGAGCTATCACAACAAGTATCCCAACAACATACCTCTCCGTTCAGGGAAGCATTTTTAAAACGTCTGATCCGTGGAGAAATTGACGATGAACAAGAAATTATACAATCCGCATCATTTTTATCGACAAGCTGTATTCCTAATATTGTATTTTTAATTCAGGGCTATATTGATGGAGATGATAAGAGGGCTATCCCACATGATGCGAGTAGTAGTATTACAACCGTTTTTCGCCAATACTTTGCTGACAAGGCCCCATTATCCTTTTTACATTTTGAACGCTATTTACTACTTCTTATGCGAATTCCGTCTGAGTACAACTCTTTTAAACATTGGGCAGAGGGTGAAGCCTGTCTATTAGAGGTGATCGAGACACTAAAAAAGGACCACTCTATTCATCTATTTATGGGGATTGGTGGTGTATTTCAGGATGCTATGCATGTGAAGGAATCCTATAGTCAGGCTAGAAAAGCACGTAGAAAACCACCTATCCATAACATTCACATCAGGTATTACGAAGATTTAACAAAGCATGAGCAGCTTCAAAAAGCTATTCAGTATATTGAAGAACATTATGACGAACAGCTGACCATACGTGATGTTGCAAAATATATTAGCTTTAGCCCAACTCATTTTAGTAGACTATTTAAAAAAGAAACGGGTCGCAATTTCGTTGACTATGTTGCTTATACGCGCATTATCAAAACCTTACCTTTTTTACGCAAGTACGACTACACCGTAGAAAAAATCTCCTCCACCTGTGGCTTTAATACACCAAATTACTATAGTTTAACCTTTAAAAAATATGTAGGAATCTCTCCAACAGACTACCGCAATACGACAGAAATTTTATTTAAATAA
- a CDS encoding cation acetate symporter: MMEALLEPKMLMTIALMGTIVYITYLTKRNATASDFFVGGRSFGWFTNGSAIGGDYLSAATFLGIAGLTFQLGYDGAYYAFCFSIGLTLLAIFVAGPLRRFGAFTVADFLGYRFHSKRARLVAVAVVLAISGFYAAPQLLGAAQILSMFFGTSYEFGIIFTCVVMIFYVGIGGMKGTTINQALELWIRLGAFIVMLIAAVYGGLHYDKILAAIHSFSGPITGTSPYALDGNDINFDGAAWTGTGFYFPTFWQTISMTIGLALGTIGLPHILLRFYTNPSAKAARKSALMAIGIASAFFLLAVYLGVVGRSIFISGTASEEVMRDLVLGGNNMVIPTTALALGGKWLLGLVIAGAFAAIFSNLSGLFITSSGALAHDLYANIMKKDITQKQRVIAGKVAIVLLGILYGALGLLVKDASIGHLVALAFTVAASTFTPIFILGIWWRGMTEKGAIAGLLIGLGVSMWMIFLPGTLPSFLQFKIPGIVTVPVGFLSVIIVSLLDRKVPADVNDFMKRVHSKESETV, from the coding sequence ATGATGGAAGCTCTATTAGAACCAAAGATGTTAATGACCATTGCTTTGATGGGAACGATTGTATACATTACGTATTTAACAAAAAGAAATGCAACCGCATCGGATTTCTTTGTAGGTGGCAGAAGCTTCGGATGGTTTACAAATGGTTCTGCCATTGGTGGGGATTACTTAAGTGCAGCAACATTCCTGGGCATCGCAGGTTTAACATTTCAACTTGGATATGATGGTGCTTATTATGCTTTTTGCTTCTCCATTGGGTTAACATTATTAGCGATTTTTGTGGCGGGTCCTTTAAGACGCTTTGGTGCATTTACCGTTGCAGATTTTTTAGGCTATCGTTTTCACAGTAAACGAGCACGGCTTGTAGCGGTGGCGGTGGTTTTAGCTATTTCCGGCTTTTATGCAGCTCCCCAACTATTAGGTGCTGCACAAATTTTAAGTATGTTTTTTGGTACTTCTTATGAATTTGGCATTATTTTTACTTGTGTTGTTATGATTTTTTATGTAGGAATTGGTGGTATGAAAGGGACAACCATCAACCAAGCATTAGAGTTATGGATTCGTCTTGGTGCGTTTATCGTGATGTTAATTGCAGCGGTTTATGGTGGTTTACATTACGATAAAATTTTAGCAGCCATCCATTCATTTAGTGGTCCAATCACAGGCACTTCACCGTATGCCTTAGATGGCAATGATATAAACTTTGATGGTGCTGCTTGGACAGGCACGGGCTTCTATTTCCCAACATTCTGGCAAACAATTAGTATGACAATTGGGCTAGCGCTAGGAACAATTGGACTTCCTCATATCTTATTACGATTTTATACAAATCCGAGTGCTAAAGCAGCCCGTAAATCTGCACTCATGGCCATTGGGATTGCAAGTGCGTTCTTCCTATTAGCTGTTTATTTAGGTGTTGTAGGTCGATCTATTTTCATTTCTGGAACAGCTAGTGAGGAAGTTATGCGCGATTTAGTGCTAGGTGGAAATAATATGGTGATTCCTACTACAGCCCTTGCACTAGGTGGCAAATGGCTACTTGGATTAGTCATAGCAGGAGCATTTGCAGCTATTTTCTCCAATCTTTCAGGACTGTTTATTACAAGCTCAGGCGCACTAGCTCATGATTTATATGCCAACATCATGAAAAAGGATATTACACAAAAACAACGTGTTATTGCAGGGAAAGTGGCCATTGTATTATTAGGTATTTTATATGGAGCATTGGGATTACTTGTAAAGGATGCATCCATTGGCCATTTAGTGGCGCTCGCCTTTACTGTCGCAGCAAGTACATTCACGCCAATATTTATATTAGGTATTTGGTGGAGAGGCATGACAGAAAAGGGAGCTATTGCAGGATTACTAATTGGACTTGGCGTATCTATGTGGATGATCTTTTTACCAGGAACGTTACCAAGCTTCTTACAGTTTAAAATTCCAGGTATTGTGACGGTGCCTGTGGGCTTCTTATCTGTTATTATCGTGTCATTACTAGATCGTAAAGTTCCTGCTGATGTCAATGACTTCATGAAGCGAGTGCATTCAAAGGAATCTGAAACCGTATAA
- the lspA gene encoding signal peptidase II — MYKYYGLAAFVVLLDQWTKWLIVKNMEYAERIAVWDPWFGILSHRNRGAAWGMLEGQMWLFSIVTVAVICAIVYFYHKEAKGKPVFQVGLMLLLGGAVGNFIDRLFRGEVVDFVDVLIPIINYDFPIFNVADAALTIAVVVLMIGLIMEDKKEKKQVKQ; from the coding sequence GTGTATAAATATTATGGATTAGCTGCTTTTGTCGTTTTATTGGACCAATGGACAAAATGGCTAATTGTGAAAAATATGGAATATGCTGAACGCATTGCTGTATGGGACCCATGGTTTGGTATTTTGTCTCATCGAAATAGAGGGGCAGCCTGGGGAATGCTAGAGGGGCAAATGTGGTTGTTTAGTATTGTGACAGTTGCTGTTATCTGTGCGATTGTCTATTTCTATCATAAAGAAGCAAAAGGAAAGCCTGTTTTTCAAGTGGGCTTAATGCTCTTGCTTGGTGGTGCAGTAGGAAACTTTATTGACCGTCTATTTAGAGGAGAAGTGGTCGATTTTGTAGATGTTTTAATTCCAATTATTAATTATGATTTCCCTATTTTTAATGTCGCAGATGCTGCATTAACAATAGCAGTTGTCGTGCTGATGATTGGCTTAATTATGGAAGATAAAAAAGAGAAGAAACAGGTGAAACAATGA
- a CDS encoding RluA family pseudouridine synthase, with protein sequence MTQVTYTIEEQQQGERIDKALSSLQSEWSRTQVGNWISEGVIKVNGDAVKAKYKVKAGDVIAIDVPEVEELDVVAENLDLDIVYEDADVLVVNKPKGMVVHPAPGHMGGTLVNGLMYHCQDLSGINGVLRPGIVHRIDKDTSGLLMVAKNDTAHESLVNQLVNKTVTRKYIALVHGHIAHDKGTIDAPIGRDQKDRQKQAVVDKGKHAVTHFQVIERFGDYTLVECRLETGRTHQIRVHMNYIGFPLVGDPKYGPKKTIDFGGQVLHAATLGFDHPSSGEYLEFETPLPADYEQLLNDLRNRH encoded by the coding sequence ATGACGCAAGTAACATATACAATCGAAGAACAGCAACAAGGAGAGCGCATTGATAAGGCACTTTCAAGCTTACAATCAGAGTGGTCCCGCACGCAAGTTGGGAACTGGATTAGTGAGGGAGTCATCAAAGTAAATGGTGATGCTGTGAAAGCAAAATATAAGGTTAAAGCTGGTGACGTCATTGCTATCGATGTACCAGAAGTTGAAGAATTGGATGTAGTCGCAGAAAACCTAGATTTAGATATCGTGTATGAGGATGCTGATGTCCTTGTTGTGAACAAACCTAAGGGTATGGTGGTACATCCAGCACCGGGCCATATGGGAGGTACACTGGTAAATGGATTAATGTATCATTGTCAAGATTTATCAGGGATTAATGGTGTGCTACGACCTGGTATCGTTCATCGTATCGATAAAGATACATCAGGCTTATTAATGGTTGCTAAAAACGATACGGCCCATGAATCATTAGTCAATCAGTTAGTTAATAAAACGGTTACTCGTAAATATATTGCCCTTGTCCACGGGCATATTGCACATGATAAGGGAACAATTGATGCGCCAATTGGACGTGACCAAAAAGATCGACAAAAACAGGCAGTCGTTGATAAGGGTAAACATGCTGTTACACACTTCCAAGTGATTGAACGTTTTGGTGACTATACGCTTGTGGAATGTCGTTTAGAAACAGGACGTACACACCAAATTCGTGTGCATATGAATTATATTGGTTTCCCACTTGTTGGAGATCCAAAATATGGTCCGAAAAAGACAATCGACTTTGGTGGACAAGTTTTACATGCAGCGACTTTAGGATTCGATCATCCTTCATCTGGAGAATATTTGGAGTTTGAAACACCACTTCCTGCTGATTATGAACAATTATTAAATGATTTAAGAAATAGGCATTGA
- the pyrR gene encoding bifunctional pyr operon transcriptional regulator/uracil phosphoribosyltransferase PyrR has product MAQNELLDGPSMTRALTRIAHEIIERNKGIDECILVGIKTRGAFLARRLAQRIEKIEGKPIRTGELDITLYRDDLTTKHENEQAHVEQVDIEYQVKNQKIILVDDVLYTGRTVRAALDAVMDLGRPGQIQLAVLVDRGHRELPIRADYVGKNVPTSGSERIVVNLQEVDGEDCVIIYKEDEQ; this is encoded by the coding sequence ATGGCACAAAATGAATTATTAGATGGCCCATCAATGACACGAGCATTAACACGTATTGCCCATGAAATTATAGAACGTAATAAAGGAATCGATGAATGTATTTTAGTTGGCATTAAAACACGAGGTGCCTTTCTAGCCAGACGTTTGGCACAGCGAATTGAAAAAATTGAAGGTAAACCGATTCGTACAGGGGAACTTGATATTACACTTTACCGAGATGATTTAACAACAAAACATGAAAATGAACAAGCACATGTAGAACAAGTTGATATCGAGTATCAAGTGAAAAATCAAAAGATCATCTTAGTGGATGATGTACTTTATACAGGACGAACAGTACGTGCAGCGCTAGATGCAGTGATGGATCTAGGAAGACCAGGACAAATTCAACTAGCCGTTCTAGTGGATAGAGGACATCGAGAGCTACCAATTAGAGCAGACTATGTAGGGAAAAACGTTCCAACTTCTGGCTCTGAGCGCATCGTAGTCAATTTACAAGAAGTAGACGGAGAAGATTGCGTCATTATTTACAAAGAAGACGAACAATAA
- a CDS encoding uracil-xanthine permease family protein, with amino-acid sequence MSNAVLDIKDKPTPLQLVTLSFQHMFAMFGSTILVPQLVGLSPAIALLTSGIATLFFLLITKFQVPAYLGSSFAFIAPILLAAGGLNENGSSVNPGNAMIGAMAVGITYGIVSLIIWKSGYKWIMKILPPIVVGPVIMVIGLGLSGTAVNMAMNVNGEYSFLHFSAALVTVFTAIIFTIFFKGILSTMPILIGLIVGYIYSMMIDIVDYTPIAKAKFFAMPDFLIPGVHYEFEITTKILLIMVPIVIVTISEHIGHQLVLGKVVNRDYIKEPGLHRSLLGDGLGTFVSALIGGPPKTTYGENIGVLAITRVYSIYVIAGAAVVAILLSFFGKAMAVIATIPTAVLGGVSILLFGIIAASGLRMLVDNHIDFGNSRNLVIASVILVIGIGGAKFVISESLSVEGMALAAIIGVLLNAILPGKKEADVPVPYNQNKDS; translated from the coding sequence ATGTCAAATGCAGTTTTAGATATTAAGGATAAACCGACCCCGCTTCAGCTAGTGACATTAAGTTTCCAGCATATGTTTGCGATGTTTGGATCAACGATTTTAGTGCCGCAGTTAGTAGGCCTAAGCCCAGCGATTGCCCTCTTAACGAGCGGAATTGCTACATTATTCTTCCTACTAATTACGAAATTTCAGGTACCAGCTTATTTAGGATCCTCCTTTGCCTTTATTGCACCAATCTTACTTGCTGCTGGTGGACTAAATGAAAACGGCTCAAGTGTAAACCCAGGCAATGCCATGATTGGTGCAATGGCAGTCGGCATTACGTACGGAATTGTATCCTTAATCATTTGGAAAAGTGGTTATAAGTGGATCATGAAAATTTTGCCGCCAATCGTGGTAGGACCAGTAATCATGGTTATTGGACTTGGACTATCTGGTACGGCTGTGAATATGGCGATGAATGTCAATGGGGAGTATAGCTTTTTACACTTCTCAGCAGCTTTAGTTACAGTCTTTACAGCTATCATCTTTACGATTTTCTTTAAAGGAATTTTAAGTACTATGCCAATTTTGATTGGCTTAATTGTAGGGTACATTTACTCCATGATGATCGACATAGTAGACTATACACCAATTGCCAAAGCAAAATTCTTCGCCATGCCTGATTTCTTAATACCAGGTGTGCATTATGAATTTGAAATAACAACAAAAATCCTTCTTATCATGGTACCAATCGTGATCGTAACAATTTCTGAACATATTGGTCATCAACTGGTATTAGGAAAAGTAGTAAATCGAGATTATATTAAAGAACCGGGTTTACACCGTTCCCTACTAGGTGACGGGCTCGGAACATTTGTCAGTGCTTTAATCGGCGGTCCTCCGAAAACAACGTACGGTGAAAATATTGGTGTACTAGCCATTACTCGAGTATACAGTATCTACGTTATTGCAGGTGCAGCAGTGGTTGCCATCTTACTATCATTCTTCGGGAAAGCAATGGCAGTAATCGCAACGATTCCAACCGCAGTACTAGGTGGCGTTTCCATCCTACTCTTCGGAATTATCGCAGCAAGTGGCTTACGTATGCTAGTAGATAATCATATTGATTTTGGTAACAGTCGTAACCTAGTGATTGCTTCAGTGATTTTAGTCATTGGCATTGGCGGTGCCAAGTTTGTTATCTCAGAATCATTGAGTGTTGAAGGAATGGCGTTAGCAGCGATTATCGGTGTGCTATTAAATGCGATTCTGCCAGGTAAAAAGGAAGCTGATGTACCCGTACCATACAATCAAAATAAAGATTCATAG
- a CDS encoding aspartate carbamoyltransferase catalytic subunit translates to MKNLLSMEHLTTEEINQILDLAQAFENGETSSLSRTHKVANLFFEPSTRTKTSFEMAEYKIGCHVIPFDAGFSSVTKGETMYDTVKTLEMIGLDAVIIRASEDEYYNELLDGINVAVINAGDGAGQHPSQSLLDLYTIKKEFGYFEGLNVTIAGDISHSRVAKSNATALQNLGANVHFLCPEEWSGGFEAHHSWENLIEISDVIMLLRVQHERHKVNKSFSKEGYHQEFGLTIEREKQMKESAIIMHPAPVNRDVEIASELVECDRSRIFEQVRNGVYTRMAIMETILKGRE, encoded by the coding sequence ATGAAGAACTTATTATCGATGGAACATTTAACAACAGAAGAGATTAACCAAATCCTAGATCTTGCGCAAGCATTTGAAAATGGTGAAACATCATCGTTATCTCGCACACACAAAGTGGCCAATTTATTCTTTGAACCAAGTACTCGTACAAAAACAAGCTTTGAAATGGCAGAATACAAAATTGGCTGTCATGTTATCCCTTTCGATGCAGGGTTTTCGAGTGTTACGAAAGGGGAAACGATGTACGATACTGTCAAAACGTTAGAAATGATTGGTTTAGATGCCGTCATCATTCGAGCGTCAGAAGATGAGTATTACAATGAGCTACTGGACGGTATTAATGTAGCCGTTATTAATGCAGGGGACGGTGCTGGGCAACACCCTTCACAATCCTTATTGGATCTTTATACCATCAAAAAAGAGTTTGGCTATTTTGAAGGGTTAAATGTCACAATTGCTGGAGATATTTCTCATAGTCGAGTAGCGAAATCAAATGCAACAGCATTACAAAATTTAGGGGCAAATGTTCATTTCCTTTGTCCAGAAGAATGGTCTGGCGGTTTTGAAGCGCATCATTCATGGGAAAATTTAATCGAAATAAGTGATGTCATTATGTTACTTCGTGTGCAACATGAACGTCATAAAGTGAATAAAAGCTTCTCGAAAGAGGGTTACCATCAGGAGTTTGGTTTAACGATTGAACGAGAAAAGCAAATGAAAGAATCAGCCATTATCATGCATCCAGCACCCGTAAATCGTGATGTCGAGATTGCTTCTGAGTTAGTAGAGTGTGATCGCTCTCGAATTTTTGAACAGGTGCGGAATGGTGTTTACACACGGATGGCTATTATGGAAACCATTTTAAAGGGGAGAGAATAA
- a CDS encoding dihydroorotase, whose product MTKVLQNVQMLNEQGELETVNIAMADGKITAIGQDVTVAGAELIEGNDLIVAPGFIDVHTHLREPGFEHKETIATGSASAAKGGFTTICAMPNTKPVPDSVENMQLINGLIEDSSVIRVLPYGSLTKDISGEVRTNIEELKAHGAVAFSDDGVGIQLASTMYEQMKDAAKHDMVVVAHCEDNSLIYDGVMHEGKRNKELGLPGIPSICESVQIARDVLLAEAAGARYHVCHVSTKESVRAVRDAKAAGIRVTAEVCPHHLLLEEMDIPSDDANWKMNPPLRGADDKDSLHAALLDGTIDCIATDHAPHTVEEKCCGMVGAPFGIVGFETAFPLLYTQFVETGKWTLKQLIDWMTVRAAEIFDLPYGTLEVGASADMILIDIQKEQTIDAEGFVSKGRNTPFNGWVAKGWPVLTIFEGNIVYQEAE is encoded by the coding sequence ATGACAAAGGTACTTCAAAATGTACAAATGCTAAATGAACAAGGTGAACTGGAGACAGTCAATATTGCAATGGCAGACGGAAAGATTACGGCAATTGGTCAAGATGTGACTGTAGCAGGTGCAGAGCTGATTGAAGGAAATGATTTGATTGTGGCACCAGGCTTTATCGATGTTCATACACATTTACGAGAGCCAGGATTTGAGCATAAGGAAACCATTGCAACAGGTTCGGCATCAGCAGCAAAAGGTGGCTTTACAACAATTTGTGCAATGCCTAATACAAAGCCAGTACCTGATTCGGTTGAAAACATGCAGCTCATTAATGGGCTCATTGAGGACAGCTCTGTTATTCGAGTACTCCCATATGGTTCCCTAACAAAGGATATATCGGGTGAGGTTCGAACAAATATCGAAGAATTAAAAGCACATGGAGCAGTAGCATTTTCAGATGATGGTGTTGGCATTCAGCTGGCCTCTACGATGTATGAGCAAATGAAAGATGCTGCCAAGCACGATATGGTCGTTGTGGCACATTGTGAGGACAACTCTTTAATCTATGATGGCGTGATGCATGAAGGAAAGCGTAATAAAGAGCTTGGCCTTCCAGGAATACCTTCCATTTGTGAATCCGTACAAATTGCACGGGATGTACTACTTGCAGAAGCAGCTGGCGCTCGTTACCATGTTTGTCACGTATCGACGAAGGAATCTGTGCGTGCGGTAAGGGATGCAAAGGCAGCAGGAATTCGTGTCACAGCAGAGGTTTGTCCACATCACTTATTACTAGAAGAAATGGATATTCCATCTGATGATGCTAATTGGAAAATGAATCCACCATTACGTGGAGCTGATGATAAAGATTCTCTACATGCAGCACTACTTGATGGCACAATCGACTGCATCGCAACAGATCATGCGCCACATACTGTAGAAGAAAAATGCTGCGGAATGGTTGGCGCACCATTTGGAATTGTAGGTTTCGAAACAGCTTTCCCACTACTTTATACACAATTTGTAGAAACAGGAAAGTGGACGTTAAAACAATTAATTGATTGGATGACAGTGAGAGCAGCTGAGATTTTTGATCTGCCATATGGCACATTAGAAGTAGGCGCTTCAGCTGATATGATTTTAATTGATATTCAAAAAGAACAAACGATTGATGCAGAAGGCTTTGTATCAAAAGGTCGTAATACACCATTCAACGGCTGGGTGGCAAAGGGTTGGCCAGTACTAACGATTTTTGAAGGCAATATCGTATATCAGGAGGCAGAGTAA
- the carA gene encoding glutamine-hydrolyzing carbamoyl-phosphate synthase small subunit, with translation MKKRLLVLEDGTVFTGTAFGSERASQGEVVFTTGMTGYQETISDPSFYGQIVTLTYPLVGNYGINRDDFESITPAIRGFVVRELAKNPSNFRCDLTLADYLTSKDIPGIEGIDTRKLTRIIRSKGSVKAILTAADEEVNVDEIVAQLQATPAITHHVREVSPKAAYPSPGRGKRVVLIDYGMKHGILRELNKRDCDVLVVPYNTPAEEILAWHPDGIMLSNGPGNPEDVQEGIETVRNLIGKVPMFGICLGHQIFSLASGAKAFKLPFGHRGGNHPVKDLRTGRTDLTSQNHGYAIDIESLKDTDLELTHIALNDGTCEGVRHKKYPIFTVQYHPEASPGPEDSNHLFDEFIEMMEVEAGKGKQHA, from the coding sequence ATGAAAAAACGTTTACTAGTTTTAGAAGATGGCACAGTATTTACAGGTACAGCATTTGGTAGCGAGCGCGCTTCACAAGGTGAGGTTGTATTCACAACAGGGATGACAGGTTATCAGGAAACGATTTCAGATCCTTCATTCTATGGACAAATTGTCACATTAACTTATCCTTTAGTTGGTAATTACGGAATTAACCGTGATGACTTTGAATCGATTACACCAGCCATTCGTGGATTCGTTGTACGTGAACTGGCTAAAAACCCTTCAAATTTCCGCTGTGATTTAACATTAGCTGACTATTTGACATCAAAGGATATCCCAGGAATTGAGGGAATTGATACACGAAAATTAACACGTATTATTCGCAGTAAAGGATCAGTAAAAGCGATATTGACAGCTGCTGATGAAGAAGTAAATGTGGATGAAATTGTGGCACAATTACAAGCGACGCCAGCCATTACGCACCATGTTCGTGAAGTATCACCAAAAGCTGCCTATCCATCTCCAGGGCGTGGTAAACGAGTTGTCTTAATTGATTATGGAATGAAGCATGGTATTCTACGTGAATTAAACAAACGTGATTGTGATGTGCTAGTAGTTCCTTACAATACGCCAGCTGAGGAGATTTTAGCTTGGCATCCAGATGGCATCATGCTATCGAATGGACCAGGAAATCCTGAAGATGTTCAAGAAGGCATTGAAACGGTACGTAACTTAATTGGAAAAGTGCCAATGTTCGGTATCTGTTTAGGTCACCAAATCTTTTCTTTAGCGAGTGGAGCGAAAGCCTTTAAATTACCATTTGGACACCGTGGTGGTAACCATCCAGTAAAAGATTTACGCACAGGTCGTACAGATTTAACATCACAAAACCATGGCTATGCCATCGACATCGAATCCTTAAAAGATACTGATTTAGAATTAACACATATCGCGTTAAATGACGGAACATGTGAAGGTGTGCGTCATAAGAAATATCCAATTTTCACAGTGCAATATCATCCAGAAGCATCACCAGGACCAGAAGATTCAAACCACTTATTTGATGAATTCATCGAAATGATGGAAGTAGAAGCAGGGAAGGGGAAACAACATGCCTAA